A single genomic interval of Dromiciops gliroides isolate mDroGli1 chromosome 1, mDroGli1.pri, whole genome shotgun sequence harbors:
- the HRH1 gene encoding histamine H1 receptor, whose translation MTPATSSCLQEGIMCEVNRTIEANKPHLVPLVVVLSSISLVTVGLNLLVLYAVRTEKKLHTVGNLYIVSLSVADLIVGAAVMPLNIVYLFRSLDRPLCLFWLSMDYVASTASIFSVFILCIDRYRSVQQPLKYLRYRTKTRALVTILVTWFLASLWIIPILGWRSFWPNNNESKAYDKPTATGDKCETDFYNVTWFKVMTAIINFYLPTLLMLWFYSKIYRAVRQHCQHREFINGSFPSFSDGNMSHKKHKICLPKQGKDANLELLKRKPEGTYYHINNSIPMKAQDPEKELPPEKKIPRGFEQEDEEVMVKDHYFPIEIVQTQPRMEEAGRYMSIQQNQPDSKELSPATQYASETSEETIFTEAPSQPVDPNAITESATDLSAGDQAKTKTTFGLDYLTFTWKRFRSHSRQYIKGLHMSRERKAAKQLGCIMAAFILCWIPYFIFFMVIAYCTTCCNDHVQMFTMWLGYINSTLNPLIYPLCNENFKKAFKKIFHIRS comes from the coding sequence ATGACTCCTGCCACCTCCTCCTGTCTCCAAGAAGGAATCATGTGTGAGGTCAACAGGACAATTGAAGCTAATAAGCCCCATTTGGTGCCTTTGGTGGTGGTCCTGAGCAGCATCTCCCTGGTCACAGTGGGGCTCAACCTCCTGGTGCTCTACGCAGTGAGGACAGAGAAGAAACTGCACACTGTGGGAAATCTCTACATTGTCAGCCTCTCTGTAGCTGATCTGATTGTGGGCGCAGCTGTCATGCCCTTGAATATTGTGTATCTCTTTAGGTCCCTAGACCGGCCCCTCTGCCTTTTCTGGCTCTCCATGGACTACGTGGCCAGCACCGCTTCCATCTTTAGTGTCTTTATTCTGTGCATTGACCGCTACCGCTCTGTCCAACAGCCCCTCAAGTACCTACGGTATCGCACCAAGACCAGAGCGTTAGTCACCATCTTGGTCACCTGGTTCCTGGCCTCCCTGTGGATCATCCCTATTCTGGGATGGAGAAGCTTTTGGCCAAATAACAATGAGAGCAAGGCATATGATAAACCCACTGCCACTGGGGACAAGTGTGAGACAGACTTCTACAATGTCACTTGGTTCAAGGTGATGACCGCCATCATCAACTTCTACCTGCCTACCTTGCTAATGCTCTGGTTCTATTCCAAGATTTACAGGGCTGTCCGACAGCATTGCCAGCACCGAGAATTCATCAACGGGTCCTTCCCATCTTTCTCAGATGGCAACATGAGTCACAAAAAGCATAAGATCTGCCTCCCAAAGCAGGGGAAAGATGCCAACCTGGAGCTGTTgaaaaggaagccagaaggcaccTATTATCACATTAATAACAGCATCCCCATGAAGGCCCAGGACCCAGAAAAAGAGTTGCCCCCAGAGAAGAAAATCCCTCGAGGTTTTGAACAAGAGGATGAGGAAGTGATGGTCAAGGACCACTACTTCCCTATTGAAATTGTGCAGACTCAGCCTCGGATGGAGGAGGCTGGAAGATACATGTCCATCCAACAGAACCAACCAGACTCCAAGGAACTGTCCCCGGCCACTCAATATGCCAGTGAGACATCTGAGGAGACCATATTTACTGAGGCACCCTCCCAACCAGTAGACCCCAATGCTATCACTGAATCAGCCACAGACCTGTCTGCTGGAGACCAAGCCAAGACCAAAACAACCTTTGGCCTGGATTACCTGACATTCACCTGGAAGAGATTCCGCTCCCATTCTAGGCAGTACATAAAGGGTTTGCATATGAGCCGGGAGCGGAAAGCCGCCAAACAGCTTGGCTGCATCATGGCGGCCTTTATTCTCTGCTGGATCCCATACTTTATCTTTTTCATGGTCATTGCTTATTGCACAACATGCTGCAATGACCACGTCCAGATGTTCACCATGTGGCTGGGCTACATCAACTCTACCCTGAACCCCCTCATTTACCCCCTGTGCAATGAGAACTTCAAGAAGGCTTTCAAAAAGATTTTCCATATCCGCTCCTAA